A single window of Eucalyptus grandis isolate ANBG69807.140 chromosome 1, ASM1654582v1, whole genome shotgun sequence DNA harbors:
- the LOC104438969 gene encoding thaumatin-like protein 1b has translation MDARGSFYLLLPFLVLLARGASAATLRFTNKCTYTVWPGTLTGGGGGQLSSTGFELAQGVSFTIDNVPDTWSGRVWGRTGCATDASSKFTCTTADCGSGQVTCNGAGAIPPASLAEFTFVPAGTGQDFCDISLVDGFNLPISATPEGIGSGGSTTSCPANINSVCPPELAVKGPDGNVVACKSACLAFNEPQYCCTGEYGTPDKCPPTNYSKIFKDQCPQAYSYAYDDKSSTFTSAGGSDFLITFCP, from the exons ATGGACGCAAGAGGGTCTTTTTACCTCCTCCTGCCTTTCCTAGTCCTCCTCGCAA GAGGAGCCAGCGCGGCCACGCTGAGGTTCACCAACAAGTGCACATACACCGTCTGGCCCGGGACGCTGACTGGTGGGGGCGGAGGGCAGCTATCCTCAACCGGTTTCGAGCTTGCCCAGGGCGTGTCCTTCACAATCGATAACGTCCCGGACACTTGGTCTGGCCGGGTGTGGGGCCGGACGGGCTGTGCCACCGATGCCTCCAGCAAATTCACCTGCACCACTGCTGACTGCGGCTCTGGCCAGGTGACCTGCAATGGTGCGGGGGCAATCCCGCCAGCCTCCCTGGCAGAGTTCACCTTTGTGCCGGCAGGCACCGGCCAGGACTTCTGCGACATCAGTCTCGTGGACGGCTTCAACCTGCCAATCTCTGCAACCCCAGAGGGCATCGGCAGTGGGGGCAGCACCACCAGCTGCCCAGCCAACATAAACTCCGTGTGTCCACCGGAGCTCGCAGTGAAGGGGCCGGATGGGAACGTCGTGGCGTGTAAGAGCGCGTGCCTGGCGTTCAATGAGCCCCAGTATTGCTGCACCGGGGAATACGGGACGCCAGACAAATGCCCACCGACGAACTACTCGAAGATTTTCAAGGACCAGTGCCCTCAAGCTTATAGCTACGCTTACGACGACAAGAGCAGTACTTTCACTAGTGCCGGCGGGTCTGATTTCCTCATCACATTCTGTCCGTGA